Proteins from one Salinispora arenicola genomic window:
- a CDS encoding cation diffusion facilitator family transporter: protein MGATDGHHHGAVANAGQRHRGRLWAAFALLTTLMAAEAVTAVRTGSLALLSDAGHMFTDVLGIGMALAALTATRRRGRNPQRTFGLYRLEVLAALANALLLSVVSVYVLVEAARRFGDPPEVSTGPMLVVAILGLLANVVAFALLRPGAKESINLQGAYLEVLGDLLGSLGVIAAALVIAGTGWRWADPLVAVAIGLFILPRTWRLGRAALRILVQAAPGHLRVTAVHDRLVAVPGVNEVHDLHIWTLTSGMEVASAHLAVAPGADISAVLGSARTALREEFRIEHATLQVEPDASIGECGSVEW from the coding sequence GTGGGTGCAACGGATGGCCACCATCACGGGGCTGTCGCCAACGCCGGGCAACGGCACCGAGGGCGCCTCTGGGCGGCATTCGCACTGCTCACCACCCTGATGGCGGCCGAAGCGGTGACCGCCGTCCGCACCGGATCTCTGGCCCTGCTCAGCGATGCCGGGCACATGTTCACCGACGTACTCGGCATCGGTATGGCCCTCGCCGCACTGACCGCAACCCGCCGGCGCGGCAGGAACCCGCAGCGCACCTTCGGGCTCTACCGGCTGGAGGTGCTGGCCGCCCTCGCCAATGCCCTGTTGCTCTCCGTCGTCTCGGTCTACGTACTGGTGGAAGCCGCCCGCCGCTTCGGCGACCCGCCCGAGGTGAGCACCGGGCCCATGCTGGTGGTGGCCATCCTGGGCCTACTCGCCAACGTCGTCGCCTTCGCACTGCTGCGGCCGGGGGCGAAGGAGAGCATCAACCTTCAGGGCGCCTATCTCGAAGTGCTGGGCGATCTGCTCGGCAGTCTCGGCGTGATCGCGGCGGCACTGGTCATCGCGGGCACCGGCTGGCGGTGGGCCGATCCGCTCGTCGCGGTCGCCATCGGCCTGTTCATCCTGCCCCGGACCTGGCGGCTCGGCCGGGCAGCCCTGCGCATCCTGGTCCAGGCCGCGCCGGGCCACCTCCGGGTCACCGCGGTGCACGACCGACTGGTCGCCGTACCTGGCGTGAACGAGGTACACGACTTGCACATCTGGACCCTGACCTCTGGCATGGAGGTGGCCTCCGCGCACCTCGCCGTCGCCCCCGGCGCCGACATCAGTGCCGTCCTCGGATCCGCCCGGACCGCCCTCCGCGAGGAGTTCCGGATCGAGCACGCGACGCTGCAGGTCGAACCGGACGCCTCCATCGGGGAGTGTGGCTC
- a CDS encoding HelD family protein encodes MTDRTALEQEIAAEQRHLDRVYARLAELRQAATRAESDGYHLARVGNFGALVERDAMVFHAAQRRHLLDTEHEGLVFGRLDLRNRQVLHVGRLGIRDENAGTLVVDWRAPAAAAFYRATPAQPLGVIRRRMIQSSGERVTGIEDDLLDPAATPPEMTTVGDGALLATLSRATGRGMRDIVATIQREQDEAIRSPGAGVTVVSGGPGTGKTAVALHRAAYLLYTDRSRYAGGGILVVGPSTVFVEYIASVLPSLGEETATLAALGGLFPGLTATRTDPPEVTAIKGSLRMRRVLERAARDVAPGAPDGLRLLYRGELLRIDRRGLDAIRDRALRRGARRNEVRRVGFDGVFAALWEQVRRLDIPGLPEQRVFEDELADRPEFREFLKAWWPRLHPRHVLGWLARPERLRRYAAGVLSDREVRLLDDAYRSGDGQGWTVADVALLDELDALLGKPMKPARPRRDPFTLAGGVRELSTFADRQRADRQAARRRPEDYREYTHVVVDESQDVSPMQWRMIGRRGRLASWTVVGDPAQTAWTGDPEELTQARDRALGRRPRHHFTLTTNYRNPAEIFAVAAAEIRRVDPDILLPTAVRSTGVDPVRLIAPPAELETTVLAAVKTLLAEVPGTVGVVTPVPRRAEVADWLGSLDTPRLQVVTSLEAKGMEYDGVVLVAPGEIRAEPGAGVRTLYVALSRATQRLTTVDLTG; translated from the coding sequence TTGACCGACCGGACCGCGTTGGAGCAGGAGATCGCTGCCGAGCAGCGGCACCTCGACCGGGTGTACGCGCGCCTGGCGGAGCTGCGCCAGGCGGCGACTCGTGCGGAGTCCGACGGCTACCACCTGGCCCGGGTCGGCAACTTCGGCGCACTGGTCGAACGGGACGCGATGGTCTTCCACGCGGCGCAGCGCCGACACCTGCTCGACACCGAACACGAGGGACTCGTCTTCGGCCGACTCGATCTCCGCAACCGGCAGGTGCTGCACGTCGGCCGCCTCGGCATCCGGGACGAGAACGCCGGGACGCTGGTGGTGGACTGGCGGGCCCCGGCCGCCGCCGCCTTCTACCGGGCGACCCCGGCGCAGCCGCTGGGCGTGATCCGACGACGCATGATCCAGTCAAGCGGGGAGCGGGTCACCGGGATCGAGGACGACCTGCTCGATCCGGCCGCTACCCCACCCGAGATGACCACGGTCGGCGACGGCGCCCTGTTGGCCACCCTGTCCAGGGCGACCGGACGGGGAATGCGGGACATCGTGGCCACCATTCAGCGGGAGCAGGACGAGGCGATCCGCTCCCCCGGTGCCGGCGTCACCGTGGTCTCCGGCGGCCCGGGAACGGGCAAGACGGCGGTCGCCCTGCACCGGGCGGCGTACCTGCTCTACACCGACCGCAGCCGGTACGCCGGCGGCGGCATCCTGGTGGTCGGCCCGTCGACCGTGTTCGTCGAGTACATCGCGTCGGTACTGCCGTCGCTGGGCGAGGAGACCGCCACCCTCGCCGCGCTCGGTGGACTCTTCCCGGGGTTGACCGCGACCCGTACCGACCCGCCCGAGGTCACCGCGATCAAGGGCTCGCTGCGGATGCGACGGGTTCTGGAGCGGGCGGCCCGGGACGTGGCACCGGGCGCACCCGACGGGCTGCGGCTGCTCTACCGGGGCGAGCTGCTGCGAATCGACCGTCGCGGGTTGGACGCGATCCGGGATCGGGCGTTGCGGCGGGGCGCGCGGCGCAACGAGGTGCGCCGGGTCGGCTTCGACGGCGTCTTCGCCGCACTCTGGGAGCAGGTCCGGCGGCTGGACATTCCCGGCCTACCCGAGCAGCGGGTGTTCGAGGACGAGTTGGCCGACCGGCCGGAGTTCCGCGAGTTCCTCAAGGCGTGGTGGCCCCGATTGCACCCGCGGCACGTACTCGGCTGGCTGGCCCGGCCCGAGCGGTTGCGCCGGTACGCTGCGGGTGTGCTCTCCGACCGCGAGGTCCGCCTGCTCGACGACGCGTACCGGAGCGGGGACGGCCAGGGGTGGACCGTGGCCGACGTCGCGCTGCTCGACGAGTTGGACGCCCTGCTCGGCAAGCCGATGAAGCCGGCCCGACCCCGGCGGGATCCGTTCACCCTGGCGGGCGGGGTACGCGAGCTGAGCACGTTCGCCGATCGACAGCGCGCCGACCGGCAGGCGGCCCGACGACGCCCCGAGGACTATCGCGAATACACGCACGTGGTGGTGGACGAGTCCCAGGACGTCTCACCGATGCAGTGGCGCATGATCGGCCGACGCGGGCGGTTGGCCTCGTGGACCGTGGTGGGCGACCCGGCGCAGACGGCGTGGACCGGCGACCCGGAGGAACTGACCCAGGCCCGCGACCGGGCGCTCGGCCGCCGCCCGCGGCACCACTTCACCTTGACTACGAACTACCGCAACCCGGCCGAGATCTTCGCGGTGGCGGCGGCCGAGATCCGGCGGGTCGACCCGGACATTTTGCTGCCGACCGCGGTCCGCTCGACCGGTGTCGATCCCGTGCGGCTGATCGCGCCGCCGGCCGAGTTGGAGACCACCGTGCTGGCGGCGGTCAAGACGCTGCTCGCCGAGGTTCCCGGCACGGTCGGCGTGGTCACGCCGGTACCTCGCCGGGCCGAGGTCGCCGATTGGCTGGGTTCACTGGACACGCCGCGGTTGCAGGTGGTGACGAGCCTGGAGGCCAAGGGCATGGAGTACGACGGCGTCGTCCTGGTCGCCCCTGGTGAGATTCGCGCGGAGCCGGGGGCGGGGGTGCGGACGTTGTACGTCGCGCTGTCCCGTGCCACCCAGCGGCTCACTACGGTCGACCTCACCGGTTGA
- a CDS encoding alpha/beta fold hydrolase, whose product MVMPDVHEIHLTDTVRLHVEIDGPTDAEVTAVLLHGWTLDANTWHRQLAYLRDHFGGALRVVTYDARGHGRSSCMALPTATLGQLGDDLAAVLDAVVPTGRVVLAGHSMGGMTIMEYAHRHPTHFADRIAGLVFVSTSAEGNARTVYGLSPRVARLIQIAESTGAGVLARCGTRPPPRSLLRALRPSFRWLLFGDRYNPADLRLVTRAMAHASLRSIGGFRASIGTHDQLATLPGLAHLPTATLVGDRDRLTPPPCTESIAAALPTTALTVCPGAGHMLMMERPGAVNAALAGVLGRVLDSPAAQVIR is encoded by the coding sequence ATGGTGATGCCGGACGTACACGAGATCCACCTGACCGACACCGTACGCCTGCACGTCGAGATCGACGGTCCGACAGACGCCGAGGTGACCGCCGTACTGCTGCACGGCTGGACGCTGGACGCGAACACGTGGCACCGGCAGCTCGCCTACCTGCGGGACCACTTCGGCGGGGCACTCCGGGTGGTGACCTACGACGCGCGGGGACACGGACGGTCCAGCTGTATGGCGCTGCCCACCGCCACCCTGGGCCAGCTCGGCGACGACCTCGCCGCGGTGCTTGACGCGGTCGTCCCGACCGGGCGGGTCGTGTTGGCGGGCCACTCCATGGGCGGAATGACGATCATGGAGTACGCGCACCGCCACCCCACGCACTTCGCCGATCGCATCGCCGGCCTGGTCTTCGTCTCCACCAGTGCCGAAGGAAACGCGCGCACCGTCTACGGTCTCTCGCCCCGGGTCGCCCGGCTGATCCAGATCGCGGAGAGCACCGGCGCCGGGGTCCTGGCCCGCTGCGGCACCCGGCCGCCACCCCGGTCGCTGCTCCGCGCCCTACGACCCAGCTTCCGCTGGCTTCTCTTCGGCGACCGATACAACCCGGCCGACCTCCGCCTGGTCACCCGCGCCATGGCCCACGCGTCGCTGCGCTCGATCGGCGGGTTCCGCGCCTCGATCGGCACCCACGACCAGCTGGCGACCCTGCCTGGCCTGGCCCATCTACCGACCGCCACGCTGGTCGGTGACCGGGACCGGCTGACTCCGCCGCCGTGTACGGAATCCATCGCGGCGGCCCTGCCGACGACCGCGCTGACCGTGTGCCCAGGCGCGGGACACATGCTGATGATGGAGCGCCCCGGCGCCGTGAACGCCGCCCTGGCCGGGGTGCTGGGCCGGGTCCTCGACAGCCCCGCCGCCCAGGTCATCCGGTAG
- a CDS encoding DUF3145 domain-containing protein, which yields MPTRGVVYVHSTPLAVCSHVEWAIARVLAAPVNLQWTAQPVDPGARRAECGWTGRPGTGAELAAALRQWPMIRFEVTEEPSPGADGERFMYVPGRGLFRATVGVAGDIQLGEDRLRGIMAEARAPEALTHALEKALGAAWDAELEPYRYAGDGAPVTLLTRVG from the coding sequence GTGCCAACGCGTGGCGTTGTATACGTCCACTCGACCCCGCTCGCCGTGTGCTCACACGTCGAGTGGGCGATCGCGCGCGTCCTCGCGGCGCCGGTCAACCTGCAGTGGACAGCTCAGCCCGTCGACCCCGGCGCCCGCCGGGCGGAATGCGGGTGGACCGGCCGCCCCGGAACGGGCGCCGAGCTGGCCGCTGCCCTCCGGCAGTGGCCCATGATCCGGTTCGAGGTCACCGAGGAGCCGAGTCCCGGCGCCGACGGCGAGCGTTTCATGTATGTCCCCGGCCGAGGCCTCTTCCGGGCCACGGTCGGGGTAGCCGGCGACATCCAGCTCGGCGAGGACCGGCTGCGCGGCATCATGGCGGAGGCGCGGGCGCCGGAGGCCCTCACACACGCCCTGGAGAAGGCCCTCGGGGCCGCCTGGGACGCCGAGTTGGAGCCCTATCGGTACGCCGGCGACGGCGCCCCGGTGACGCTACTCACCCGCGTCGGCTGA